The DNA region TTCTTCTAAAACTTATATTCCATATCCCATTATAGGGCTTAATGAAAAGTTCATTGTGAACAAAAAATGATTATGTCTTGCCTTTTCTTATAGTAAGGAATATGAAAACAATACCAGGGTAATTATCAGGACAAAATGCATTAATAATCCCCAAGCATTTCCTAAGatgtattattttcattgtaCAAGTTATAAATCTATTTAGTAGTTTCCTACAGATAGCTCAGTCAAATCAACTGTACTTGCTCTTTTAAGAAACCAAGCACATTCAATCAAGAATTCCATTGCCAAAAAACTTgagatagaaatatttaaaacacagcATGTCTTTTGACATTTAAAACACTACTGTTTACGTGATGAGAAACATCTCAAATTTCCTTATTAATACATTCTAAACCTTTGATttagaaagacaataaaaaattgaAGTCATATTCTTCtaaataaaagataattattatttaaacaaTAGACTAGTAGGTAACTTACATTAAGATACACAAGAACCAAAGTTTTTTTTTGATAAGAAACAACTAAGCCTTTTAGACAAATAGGACATAGCCTAAATCTAAGTCGGAATTTTTTCCTCAACAAGAAAAGTTTCCTACTTAGGAAGAGCCACCTTGGTGTTAGGATACctttaatggggaaaaaatattttaaagagagcTTTATAAAAAATCCTCAATTACTAATTTATGGGAATAACAAacatactaaaatttaaaaaaaaaacaagcttgaAAAAGTTATGTACAAACAAATAAATCATGGCATCTACTACACCTTCTTTCAAAATACCACTGATAAATCAATCTCGGGTCTCTTCAATCCACATTTTGGCCATTTCCTTCATACCTAAAATGGATATACAATCTAGCATTCATCTGAATTGGGGACGGGGGTAAGGAGTAGAGAACTTAACCCCTACCTACACATATTTCTGAATTACAGAACTTTTTTCTGACAATttaattttaacagacattttgAAGTCAGAGAGAAAATGTCAGTATgcttataaatgagaaaaaaataaaaaaaagaaacaaatcaaatgaTAGCTGGGAATTATAGCGTAACAGTTTTGGCCAACAGTTATCTATTTGAGAAATTGCAAGAACATCTGAAAGTAGAATTTTGTTTTGCACCATGTTTTCATCAATTCTTTTCTTTAAGAGATTGATCAGCAGACACAACTTGTCTCATTTAGATAGAGAATCCTGTGGGCAAATGCCATGTTCACTGTTTACGGCACTGTTTTAGCAATCTCAAAATTCAAATTCTACAACAGAGGGTTCAGTTTGAGGAACTGGGCTCACTGTTGGTACTTACTAATTTTTAACCCTTAATCTCCTCAAGCAAACACCtcataaatgtgcaaatataccTGCACAACTTTAGAATAAAGTATTAAGAGTATCTTATTGTAATATAAGAACACATTCTAAAACAGCTAAATAAACAAGCACCATAAATACACTATGGTATTACCAGACATTATATGCCCTTGAATCCATACAATTTTTACACAGGATACCTGTTAATGagcaatattattttaaagtttttaaataaaattttcaacCAGTGGCGAATGGAATACTGAATACCGGTTATTTaagaaacaaattttgaaatgGTTACGTACAGACAAATCATTTAGGCTGACTATACCTAAGCGGTCAAAAGACCATTTATTCCCATAAAAAAAGTACACAAACCTTTGGAGTacatatacaaataaatgaatatttaaatctATCAATCTATTTTAGCTGTACGATtcttaagaaatagaaaagcatCAGTCTTACCTTGAATAGCCGTTAGAAAAAACCGATCGGCCAGGGAAGTTTAAAGTTCCCAAGGAAGTCAAATTGTCATCTCCAGATCCTTGGCACCTATTCCATTTTTCTGAACTAACAGGAATTGGTGGAATGACATTAAAAATAGGCTTCTGATCCTGTTGCTGAGAAAGGGATGATGTATTCATGTCATAGTGGTATATCTGTCCCCCAGAGGTACTCACACCATGAACAGAAATGGCAGACATTTTATTACCAATTACATTTGCTCCAGGAAAGGTTGCCTGACAGTAAACTGGGCCCAGTTTCTCCTGCTTAATTACCCCAGGTGTGCAGAGTTCAATGaaatcttctttttctgttttcacttGGGGCAGTGGCACACTGCTGGGGCTTGATAAAATCTGATCTCCATTATCCTTAATTTCAGGTTTAGTCTCCGGTAAAATGAGAGGCTTGCAGTCCTCAGCCAGGTTTCCTTCCAAAAGGAATGGATCATCCTCTGCTACCAAAGGAGAAAGCAAACAGTTTTCATCTATCAAGAGGTCTGCTCTCCAAGGACTTTCATTTGTCTCTTTACCTGGGGACCCAGAAGAAAACTCCAAATCCTGCAAAATGTCAAAGGTGCTTTGGTCTGCGGTATACAACTTCACGTTGCCACCCTTGGTGCCAGTCTGGCTCTTCAAATTCTGTTGTTCTGAAGACACATCAGAGTGAATTTTTGGAAACTCCCCTGTAGGGACAGCAGAAACAGCGGCAGATGCTGAACTCTTGGGGTTCTCTGGAACACTGGTCGACTTACTGAGGTttgcaatgctttcttccagaagccGCAAGTCTGTTTCCCCAGAGGAAAGGCTGATTTGGCCCTGCTGTGGGAATCCCAGGTCATTTCCCATCACTTTTGTTTCTGTCTCTCCCATGTACAATCCCATTGAGAGTGAAACTGCTTTGGACAGATCGGGTTGCTGTGCATTGCTTACTGAGCCTTTTGGAAAATCCACCAAATGTCTTGGCTGCTTGGAGTCTGactgagaagcagcagccagtgaggGTGAAGATGCAGAAACCTTCACAGTAGCTCCTCCCCTTAGGGTTTTATAGAGGTCCATCACATTTCTCCTTTCCTGACCAAGCACACTGCTGGAGATTTCTTCTTTACTGGGGGATTGTAAGGTTTCTTTGGAGTCCATCAGGGAATATcagctaccaaaaaaaaagaggggtGGTGGAATATAATAAGCTATAACGTTACATGAGCTCAGGGATacaattagttaaaaaaaaaaaaaaaagaatagccttTAAAATGAAACTTTTAGTTAACTCCAAATGTAATTCCTTGTTATCAGAAGAGTAGTTTCtatcttccaaaataaaaaatccatttcccctgCTTCCATTCAATGtaccatatttaaaaatataatgcagtCTGTTTGCACAGCTGAGGACAGTATCATATGGAGTTAAGCTTGACTATTCATCCTGCCACTCTCCAAACTTGTAactttgttaattatagtcatt from Choloepus didactylus isolate mChoDid1 chromosome 13, mChoDid1.pri, whole genome shotgun sequence includes:
- the NR3C1 gene encoding glucocorticoid receptor isoform X1; translation: MDSKETLQSPSKEEISSSVLGQERRNVMDLYKTLRGGATVKVSASSPSLAAASQSDSKQPRHLVDFPKGSVSNAQQPDLSKAVSLSMGLYMGETETKVMGNDLGFPQQGQISLSSGETDLRLLEESIANLSKSTSVPENPKSSASAAVSAVPTGEFPKIHSDVSSEQQNLKSQTGTKGGNVKLYTADQSTFDILQDLEFSSGSPGKETNESPWRADLLIDENCLLSPLVAEDDPFLLEGNLAEDCKPLILPETKPEIKDNGDQILSSPSSVPLPQVKTEKEDFIELCTPGVIKQEKLGPVYCQATFPGANVIGNKMSAISVHGVSTSGGQIYHYDMNTSSLSQQQDQKPIFNVIPPIPVSSEKWNRCQGSGDDNLTSLGTLNFPGRSVFSNGYSSPGMRPDVSSPPSSSSTATGPPPKLCLVCSDEASGCHYGVLTCGSCKVFFKRAVEGRQHNYLCAGRNDCIIDKIRRKNCPACRYRKCLQAGMNLEARKTKKKIKGIQQATTGVSQETSENSVNKTIVPATLPQLTPTLVSLLEVIEPEVLYSGYDSSVPDSTWRIMTTLNMLGGRQVIAAVKWAKAIPGFRNLHLDDQMTLLQYSWMFLMAFALGWRSYRQSSGNLLCFAPDLVINEQRMTLPCMYDQCKHMLFVSSELKRLQVSYEEYLCMKTLLLLSSVPKEGLKSQELFDEIRMTYIKELGKAIVKREGNSSQNWQRFYQLTKFLDSMHEVVEKLLHYCFQTFLDKSMSVEFPEMLAEIITNQIPKYSNGNIKKLLFHQK
- the NR3C1 gene encoding glucocorticoid receptor isoform X2; amino-acid sequence: MDSKETLQSPSKEEISSSVLGQERRNVMDLYKTLRGGATVKVSASSPSLAAASQSDSKQPRHLVDFPKGSVSNAQQPDLSKAVSLSMGLYMGETETKVMGNDLGFPQQGQISLSSGETDLRLLEESIANLSKSTSVPENPKSSASAAVSAVPTGEFPKIHSDVSSEQQNLKSQTGTKGGNVKLYTADQSTFDILQDLEFSSGSPGKETNESPWRADLLIDENCLLSPLVAEDDPFLLEGNLAEDCKPLILPETKPEIKDNGDQILSSPSSVPLPQVKTEKEDFIELCTPGVIKQEKLGPVYCQATFPGANVIGNKMSAISVHGVSTSGGQIYHYDMNTSSLSQQQDQKPIFNVIPPIPVSSEKWNRCQGSGDDNLTSLGTLNFPGRSVFSNGYSSPGMRPDVSSPPSSSSTATGPPPKLCLVCSDEASGCHYGVLTCGSCKVFFKRAVEGQHNYLCAGRNDCIIDKIRRKNCPACRYRKCLQAGMNLEARKTKKKIKGIQQATTGVSQETSENSVNKTIVPATLPQLTPTLVSLLEVIEPEVLYSGYDSSVPDSTWRIMTTLNMLGGRQVIAAVKWAKAIPGFRNLHLDDQMTLLQYSWMFLMAFALGWRSYRQSSGNLLCFAPDLVINEQRMTLPCMYDQCKHMLFVSSELKRLQVSYEEYLCMKTLLLLSSVPKEGLKSQELFDEIRMTYIKELGKAIVKREGNSSQNWQRFYQLTKFLDSMHEVVEKLLHYCFQTFLDKSMSVEFPEMLAEIITNQIPKYSNGNIKKLLFHQK